The following coding sequences are from one Desulfosporosinus orientis DSM 765 window:
- the cutC gene encoding choline trimethylamine-lyase, with the protein MDIKEFSNKFADATKNLSPEETALIMKLFQGISKGLAANNFEVSSEAKSPVFEGEITGLTPRLERLKAAYLKVKPSVSTYRARAFTQVTKENPGLPKILLRAKCFRRACETAPLVIQEDELIVGHPCGKARAGAVSPDIAWRWIRDELDTMSTRPQDPFQISEEDKRILREEVFPFWEGKSLDEICQQQYEEAGLWSFSGESFVSDLSYHQVNGGGDTCPGYDILLIKKGINGIRQEAVDKLSKLSMENPDDIDKIYFYKAEIETCDGVLAYAKRLSDYARELAGREYNAVRQKELYKISDILTHVPANPPRSFHEALQSIWTLESLFVVEENQTGISIGRLDQYVYPMFKADMEAGRLNKLEAFELMSCFIIKCSEVMWLSSELGAKYFAGYQPFINVTIGGQKRSGGDATNDLTYLIMDAVRFTKMYQPSLACRIHNKSPQGYLKKIVDVVKAGLGFPACHFDDTHIKMMLAKGFSIEDSRDYCLMGCVEPQKSGRIYQWTSTGYTQWPIAIEFVLNRGVMKWRNTVEGIDTGDLDSFKTFEEFEAACKKQIEHIIRLSAIGTLISQRVHRELAPKPLMSLLVEGCMEKGADVTSGGAMINYGPGLIFSGLGTYADSIAAIKKLVFEDKKYTLKQIRDAVAANFEGYEGIRTDCLNAPKYGNDDDYVDEIAADIINWTERVHHSFKMLYSHFTHGTLSISNNTPIGEITGASANGRLDWTPLSDGISPTQGADKLGPTAIIKSVSKLSCESMNIGMVHNFKLLRGILETPEGENGLITLLRTASILGNGQMQFSYVDNEVLKKAQLEPDKYRDLIIRVAGYSAYFVELCKEVQDEIISRTVLEHF; encoded by the coding sequence TTGGACATCAAAGAGTTTTCCAATAAATTTGCGGATGCAACTAAAAATTTATCCCCGGAAGAAACAGCTCTGATTATGAAACTGTTTCAGGGGATTTCTAAAGGCTTGGCTGCAAACAATTTTGAAGTTAGCAGTGAGGCCAAATCTCCGGTATTTGAAGGAGAAATTACGGGACTGACACCGCGTTTGGAACGATTGAAAGCAGCCTATTTAAAGGTTAAACCAAGCGTTAGTACCTATCGTGCCCGGGCTTTTACCCAAGTGACCAAAGAAAACCCTGGTTTGCCGAAAATCTTATTGCGGGCTAAATGCTTCAGAAGAGCTTGTGAGACAGCTCCCCTGGTGATCCAAGAGGATGAACTGATTGTGGGACATCCCTGCGGGAAAGCGCGAGCCGGTGCCGTATCCCCGGATATTGCCTGGCGGTGGATCCGGGATGAGCTGGATACAATGTCAACCCGACCCCAGGACCCTTTTCAAATCAGCGAGGAAGATAAGCGGATTTTGCGTGAAGAGGTCTTCCCTTTCTGGGAAGGTAAGAGCTTGGATGAGATTTGCCAGCAGCAATATGAAGAAGCCGGCCTGTGGTCCTTTTCAGGGGAATCCTTTGTCAGTGATCTTTCCTATCACCAGGTTAACGGCGGCGGGGATACCTGCCCGGGTTATGACATTCTCCTGATTAAAAAAGGTATTAATGGGATAAGACAAGAAGCCGTGGACAAATTAAGCAAATTATCCATGGAAAACCCGGATGATATTGACAAGATCTATTTTTATAAAGCGGAGATTGAGACTTGTGACGGCGTATTGGCTTATGCCAAACGACTTTCTGATTACGCAAGGGAGTTGGCTGGCAGAGAATACAATGCAGTCCGGCAAAAAGAACTCTATAAAATTTCCGATATCCTAACCCATGTTCCGGCTAATCCGCCCCGTTCTTTCCATGAGGCCCTTCAATCCATATGGACTTTGGAATCATTGTTTGTGGTAGAAGAAAATCAAACGGGGATTTCCATCGGGCGCTTGGACCAATATGTTTATCCAATGTTTAAAGCGGACATGGAAGCCGGCCGCCTGAATAAGCTTGAGGCTTTTGAGCTGATGAGTTGTTTTATCATTAAATGCTCGGAAGTGATGTGGCTTTCCAGTGAATTGGGAGCCAAGTATTTTGCCGGCTATCAGCCCTTTATTAATGTAACCATCGGCGGGCAGAAGCGAAGCGGCGGCGATGCTACCAATGATCTGACCTATCTGATTATGGATGCGGTTCGTTTTACAAAAATGTATCAACCTTCCCTGGCCTGCAGAATTCATAATAAATCGCCCCAAGGGTATTTAAAAAAGATTGTTGACGTTGTCAAAGCCGGACTGGGCTTCCCGGCCTGTCATTTTGATGATACTCACATCAAAATGATGCTGGCTAAAGGATTCTCCATTGAAGATTCACGGGATTACTGCCTGATGGGCTGTGTAGAACCGCAAAAGTCCGGAAGGATTTATCAATGGACTTCTACAGGATACACCCAGTGGCCTATCGCTATTGAATTTGTTCTCAACCGCGGTGTGATGAAATGGCGCAACACTGTGGAAGGGATTGATACTGGAGATCTGGATAGCTTCAAGACCTTTGAAGAGTTTGAGGCTGCCTGTAAAAAACAAATTGAGCACATTATTCGCTTATCCGCGATCGGAACCCTGATCAGCCAGCGGGTTCACAGAGAACTGGCTCCTAAACCTCTTATGTCACTTCTTGTGGAAGGCTGTATGGAAAAAGGAGCGGATGTTACCAGCGGCGGGGCTATGATTAATTATGGCCCGGGACTGATTTTCTCAGGTTTAGGGACCTATGCCGATTCTATAGCGGCTATTAAGAAATTGGTCTTTGAAGACAAAAAATATACCCTCAAACAAATCCGGGACGCTGTGGCTGCCAACTTTGAAGGGTATGAAGGGATCAGGACGGATTGCCTGAATGCTCCTAAGTATGGGAATGACGATGATTATGTTGACGAAATAGCGGCGGACATTATTAACTGGACGGAGCGGGTCCATCATTCCTTTAAAATGCTTTATTCTCATTTTACCCATGGTACTCTTTCCATTTCCAACAACACACCCATCGGGGAAATTACCGGGGCATCAGCTAATGGACGTCTGGACTGGACGCCTTTGTCCGATGGAATCAGCCCCACCCAGGGTGCAGATAAATTGGGACCAACAGCGATTATTAAATCCGTAAGCAAGTTAAGCTGTGAATCTATGAATATCGGTATGGTTCATAATTTCAAACTGCTGCGGGGTATTTTGGAAACGCCGGAAGGGGAAAACGGTCTGATTACCTTGCTCAGAACCGCTTCCATTCTCGGTAACGGTCAAATGCAGTTCAGCTATGTGGACAATGAAGTGTTGAAGAAAGCCCAACTTGAACCGGACAAGTACCGGGATCTGATTATCCGGGTTGCCGGCTACAGTGCCTATTTCGTAGAGCTCTGCAAAGAGGTTCAGGATGAGATTATCAGCAGAACGGTGCTGGAGCATTTTTAA
- a CDS encoding BMC domain-containing protein, whose product MDTNGALGFIETYGLVSVLEAADAMCKAADVELVGYENVASGLISVVIRGDVGAVKAAVEAGVREASKVGKIYCSNVIARPHADVEKIIARYVLDW is encoded by the coding sequence GTGGACACAAATGGTGCCTTAGGGTTCATAGAAACGTATGGCCTGGTTTCGGTGCTGGAAGCAGCAGATGCCATGTGCAAAGCTGCGGATGTAGAATTGGTCGGCTATGAAAATGTAGCTTCGGGCTTGATTTCTGTGGTTATACGCGGCGATGTGGGAGCGGTCAAAGCTGCAGTAGAAGCCGGAGTCAGAGAAGCCAGCAAAGTAGGAAAAATCTACTGTTCCAATGTTATAGCCAGGCCCCATGCGGACGTAGAAAAAATCATTGCGCGATACGTTTTAGATTGGTAA
- a CDS encoding BMC domain-containing protein, producing MKYYGEEALGLVETRGMVPAIQAADVMCKTADVVLVSYENVGSGLVTVMVKGDVAAVRSAVESGAVAAAAIGEVTAYHVMPRPVSRVGKIVTAHDIDAE from the coding sequence ATGAAATACTATGGTGAAGAGGCTTTAGGCCTGGTAGAAACAAGAGGGATGGTCCCGGCAATTCAAGCTGCAGATGTCATGTGTAAAACTGCAGATGTTGTCCTTGTTTCTTATGAAAATGTCGGTTCCGGGCTCGTGACGGTGATGGTTAAGGGTGATGTAGCAGCGGTTAGATCGGCTGTGGAAAGCGGTGCAGTCGCAGCGGCAGCGATTGGTGAAGTTACTGCTTACCATGTTATGCCCAGGCCTGTGAGCCGGGTAGGGAAAATTGTTACGGCACATGACATTGATGCAGAGTAA
- a CDS encoding phosphotransferase has translation MSMEELVQEKLRQAFRDESIVFDKSRFAGGLTNYNYIMNINGVDYVIRQPGGMTDQIIDRKIERINNLLASEFGVNSDCVYFDESSGIKISTYVKNSRNMALADPSLPHNLESVSSLMKQIHSFPSHFPNRFDWLSELLKYEQIIKQLHGSFFFDYINLKEQLVSFIQKTIKSTILAPCHNDTVPENFLIDDKGRTYLVDWEYSGMNDPCWDVAAYILESKLPDEAIQQLVQFYFNRQLTPMEELKIKSFMMAQDLLWTAWALIRHYNGDDFLEYCCIRYDRFRKNIKAMTNSPQWSLASMVTS, from the coding sequence ATGAGCATGGAAGAATTGGTCCAGGAAAAGCTTCGCCAAGCCTTTCGGGATGAAAGCATTGTCTTTGACAAGTCTCGCTTTGCCGGAGGGCTTACCAACTACAATTACATAATGAACATTAACGGTGTGGATTATGTGATTAGGCAACCCGGCGGCATGACTGATCAAATTATTGATCGGAAAATTGAAAGAATCAATAATCTCCTCGCTTCAGAGTTCGGGGTAAACTCTGACTGCGTCTATTTTGATGAATCCTCTGGAATTAAGATCAGTACCTATGTAAAAAACAGCCGTAACATGGCTCTGGCTGACCCTAGCTTGCCGCACAACTTAGAATCAGTTTCTAGTTTGATGAAACAAATTCACTCTTTCCCAAGCCATTTCCCCAATCGCTTTGATTGGCTCTCCGAACTTCTAAAGTATGAACAGATTATAAAGCAGCTACACGGCAGCTTTTTCTTTGACTATATAAATTTAAAAGAACAATTAGTCTCTTTTATCCAAAAAACTATTAAAAGTACCATTTTGGCTCCCTGTCACAATGACACTGTTCCTGAAAATTTCCTCATTGACGATAAGGGGCGAACCTATTTGGTGGACTGGGAATATTCGGGCATGAATGATCCCTGCTGGGACGTAGCTGCCTATATTCTCGAATCTAAATTACCCGATGAGGCAATCCAGCAATTAGTTCAGTTCTACTTTAACCGGCAACTCACTCCTATGGAGGAACTAAAAATCAAAAGCTTCATGATGGCCCAAGATTTGCTTTGGACAGCCTGGGCATTAATCAGACATTATAACGGCGACGACTTCCTTGAGTATTGCTGTATTCGCTATGATCGCTTCCGAAAAAATATTAAAGCTATGACGAATTCACCCCAATGGTCCTTAGCCAGTATGGTCACCAGTTAA
- a CDS encoding APC family permease has translation MENGLEKKYGLMTAIAMVIGIVIGSGVFFKAEKVLTATGGNLPQGILAWVIGGIIMVVCAYVFATMATRYEKVNGIVDYAEATIGTNYAYFIGWFMAAIYYPTLTSVLAWVSARYTCVLLGWDIVGPQAMAISGFFLIGSYAMNALSPKLAGKFQVSTTIIKIIPLALMAVVGTIVGLSNGVLVSNFTSGVISNVTTNSPLFTAVVATAFAYEGWIIATSINAELKNAKKNLPLALTFGTIFVALIYILYYTGLAGAVSNSVMMKGGEAGAKLAFSTVFSNAGGTVLFVFVVISCLGTLNGLMMGCTRGFYSLAARDMGPATKVLKCIDENTNMPTNSSILGLLLSGVWLLYFYGANLTPVPWFGPFSFDSSELPIVTIYAMYIPIFLMLMAKEKSLNVFRRFIMPFLAVCACVFMVIAAFYAHGVKTVGCYLIIFAVIMAVGMIINSQKTK, from the coding sequence ATGGAAAACGGACTAGAGAAAAAGTACGGCCTCATGACTGCTATAGCTATGGTTATCGGTATTGTCATCGGCAGCGGTGTGTTTTTCAAAGCGGAGAAAGTTTTAACCGCTACCGGCGGTAATCTTCCCCAGGGTATCTTAGCCTGGGTTATTGGCGGAATTATCATGGTAGTTTGTGCCTATGTCTTTGCTACCATGGCCACCCGATATGAAAAAGTGAATGGGATTGTTGACTACGCTGAAGCAACCATTGGCACTAATTATGCTTATTTTATCGGTTGGTTTATGGCGGCTATTTACTACCCCACTCTTACTTCGGTACTTGCCTGGGTCTCGGCACGATACACTTGTGTCTTGTTGGGATGGGATATAGTGGGACCTCAAGCAATGGCCATTTCCGGATTTTTCTTAATTGGCAGCTATGCAATGAACGCCCTTTCCCCAAAGCTTGCCGGTAAGTTTCAGGTTTCTACGACGATTATCAAGATTATCCCACTTGCGCTAATGGCAGTTGTGGGAACCATTGTCGGTCTTAGTAACGGGGTTTTGGTGAGTAACTTTACCAGTGGTGTAATTTCCAATGTGACGACAAACAGCCCGCTTTTTACGGCGGTTGTTGCTACCGCCTTCGCCTATGAGGGATGGATTATCGCAACCAGCATTAATGCTGAACTAAAAAATGCCAAAAAAAATCTTCCTCTGGCACTCACCTTTGGAACCATATTTGTTGCTTTGATTTACATCCTGTACTATACAGGACTTGCCGGAGCGGTTAGCAACAGTGTCATGATGAAAGGCGGAGAAGCAGGGGCAAAGCTCGCTTTTTCCACAGTGTTCTCTAACGCCGGTGGTACCGTTTTATTTGTTTTCGTTGTGATTTCCTGTCTGGGAACACTAAATGGTTTAATGATGGGTTGTACTCGTGGTTTTTATTCTTTGGCTGCCAGAGACATGGGCCCCGCAACAAAAGTATTGAAATGTATTGATGAAAATACCAATATGCCGACAAATTCCTCAATTCTTGGCCTTCTTCTCAGTGGTGTATGGCTTCTTTATTTCTATGGCGCCAATCTGACACCGGTTCCTTGGTTTGGCCCATTTAGTTTTGATAGTTCGGAGCTTCCTATTGTAACGATTTATGCTATGTATATTCCGATCTTTTTAATGCTGATGGCAAAAGAAAAATCTTTAAACGTTTTCAGACGTTTTATTATGCCCTTTCTCGCTGTCTGTGCCTGTGTTTTTATGGTGATTGCAGCATTCTATGCTCATGGGGTAAAAACTGTAGGCTGTTATCTTATTATTTTTGCCGTAATTATGGCCGTTGGGATGATTATAAATTCCCAAAAGACAAAATAA
- a CDS encoding ABC transporter ATP-binding protein: protein MNEVLMDIQNLSKHFIIDTNFFGKPVAALKAVDGVSFAINKREAFGLVGESGCGKTTLGKILVNLYRPTSGKIVFEGKDITSLEEEQRRSYCKDIQMIFQDPYASLNPRMTIGDIIAEPILINNLLPKDQVEERVIYLLNCVGLARHQRNRYPHEFSGGQRQRVGIARALAVEPKLIVCDEPVSALDVSIQAQVLNLLSDLKEEFGLTYLFIAHGLNVVKHISDRVGVMYLGKLVEIAPKKELYANPLHPYTQALLSAIPVINPKHKKERIILQGDVPSPINPPAGCRFCSRCFKELDDCKHNEPAFREVSPGHFVACHLFD from the coding sequence ATGAACGAAGTGTTGATGGATATTCAAAACCTTTCAAAGCACTTTATTATTGACACGAACTTCTTTGGCAAGCCGGTTGCTGCCTTAAAAGCAGTTGACGGAGTGTCCTTTGCCATCAACAAACGGGAAGCTTTTGGTCTTGTCGGCGAGTCGGGATGCGGTAAGACTACCCTCGGAAAAATTCTCGTTAATCTGTATAGACCCACATCAGGTAAGATAGTATTTGAAGGAAAGGATATTACCTCTCTTGAGGAAGAACAGCGCCGGTCCTACTGTAAAGATATCCAAATGATCTTTCAGGATCCTTATGCTTCCTTAAATCCCAGAATGACTATTGGGGATATCATTGCTGAGCCGATTCTTATCAATAACCTGCTTCCCAAGGATCAAGTGGAAGAACGGGTCATCTACCTGCTAAACTGTGTCGGGCTGGCCCGCCATCAGCGTAATCGCTACCCCCATGAATTTTCCGGAGGTCAGCGCCAGCGTGTGGGGATTGCCCGGGCCCTGGCAGTTGAGCCTAAGCTGATTGTCTGCGACGAGCCGGTATCTGCACTGGATGTGTCTATTCAGGCACAGGTCTTAAATTTGCTTAGTGATTTGAAGGAAGAGTTTGGTCTGACCTATCTCTTTATTGCCCATGGTTTGAATGTCGTTAAGCATATTAGTGATCGGGTAGGGGTCATGTATTTGGGTAAGCTGGTGGAGATTGCACCTAAAAAAGAACTTTACGCTAATCCTTTACACCCCTATACACAAGCCTTGCTTTCCGCAATTCCAGTGATTAATCCTAAGCATAAGAAGGAACGGATAATTTTGCAGGGCGATGTACCCAGTCCCATTAATCCTCCCGCCGGCTGCCGTTTCTGTTCCCGCTGCTTTAAGGAGCTTGACGATTGCAAGCACAATGAGCCGGCCTTTAGAGAAGTGTCTCCCGGTCATTTTGTAGCCTGCCATTTATTTGACTAA
- a CDS encoding ABC transporter ATP-binding protein, which produces MLLEVKNLRTEFKLKRGIVKAVDDISFTIDKGEILAIVGESGSGKSVTSLSIMGLLQKPGRIADGEILFKSQDLNKLNKNELKKIRGNNISMIFQEPMTSLNPVWRIKDQIMESIMTHMQISKKEALARTIEMLDTVGIPSAAQRANDFPHQMSGGMRQRVMTAMALACEPELLIADEPTTALDVTIQAQILELLYKMREKFNMAVMLITHDLGVVSEAADRVIVMYCGKIVEEADVRSLFEKPLHPYTVGLMQSIPQIDDESEERLYMIKGMVPNPLNMPQGCAFSDRCDHSMERCTKEIPELKEVSGRKVRCFLYEEGGTAGK; this is translated from the coding sequence ATGTTACTGGAAGTAAAAAATTTACGAACGGAGTTTAAGCTGAAGCGCGGCATTGTTAAGGCTGTGGATGATATCAGCTTTACAATAGATAAGGGAGAAATCCTGGCCATTGTCGGTGAATCCGGTTCCGGAAAAAGCGTAACCTCCCTGTCTATTATGGGCCTGCTGCAAAAACCCGGCAGAATTGCCGACGGTGAGATACTCTTTAAATCTCAGGATTTAAATAAACTCAATAAAAACGAACTGAAAAAAATACGGGGCAATAATATCTCCATGATTTTTCAGGAACCCATGACTTCCCTTAATCCGGTCTGGCGCATTAAAGATCAGATTATGGAGAGTATCATGACTCATATGCAGATTTCTAAAAAAGAGGCTTTGGCGCGAACCATTGAGATGCTGGATACAGTAGGAATACCGTCAGCAGCCCAACGTGCCAATGATTTTCCTCATCAGATGAGCGGCGGTATGCGCCAGAGGGTAATGACGGCAATGGCCTTAGCTTGTGAGCCCGAATTGTTAATAGCTGATGAGCCAACTACGGCGCTGGATGTCACAATTCAAGCTCAGATTCTGGAACTGCTTTATAAAATGAGAGAAAAATTCAACATGGCAGTTATGCTGATTACCCACGACTTAGGCGTAGTTTCCGAAGCGGCAGATAGGGTGATTGTCATGTATTGCGGGAAAATCGTGGAAGAAGCGGATGTCAGGAGTTTATTTGAGAAACCACTTCATCCCTATACAGTGGGTTTAATGCAGTCAATTCCCCAAATTGATGATGAGAGTGAAGAGCGTTTATATATGATTAAAGGTATGGTTCCAAATCCCTTGAATATGCCCCAGGGTTGTGCCTTTTCCGACCGCTGTGATCACAGTATGGAACGCTGTACTAAAGAAATTCCGGAATTGAAAGAAGTGTCGGGACGAAAAGTGCGCTGCTTTTTATATGAAGAAGGGGGTACGGCTGGAAAATGA
- a CDS encoding ABC transporter permease, translated as MKVNDSSNSNENMLQAAEYVEKPESQLKIMWETLRQNKAAVVGLLIIGFLILIALTVWISELMGKQILPYDPNYSDLSKSFIWPNAEHWFGTDQLGRDMFSRILDGTKISLFVGVAAVAISLTIGVILGAIAGYRGGKTDTVIMRIMDMMLAIPSILLAIAFMAALGKGLDKAIIAIGLVSIPEYARIVRGSILSVKENDFVQAAKVIGNRSSRIIYKHILPNVISVIVVRATLGISSAVLDTAALGFLGLGVQPPFAEWGDMLGRARGFIFTAPYTLIFPGVAITITVLAFNLLGDGLRDAIDPKSRIK; from the coding sequence ATGAAGGTAAACGATAGTTCAAATTCGAATGAAAATATGCTGCAGGCTGCAGAATACGTGGAAAAACCGGAATCGCAGCTTAAAATAATGTGGGAAACACTTCGACAAAACAAAGCGGCTGTTGTGGGATTGCTCATTATTGGGTTCTTAATTTTAATAGCCCTGACTGTTTGGATCAGCGAGCTGATGGGGAAACAAATTCTGCCCTATGACCCAAATTACTCGGATTTGAGTAAATCCTTTATTTGGCCTAATGCTGAGCACTGGTTTGGGACTGATCAATTAGGCCGAGACATGTTTAGCAGAATTCTTGACGGCACCAAAATCTCTCTTTTTGTAGGTGTTGCTGCGGTAGCTATTTCTCTGACCATTGGAGTTATTTTAGGTGCTATTGCCGGTTATCGAGGCGGCAAGACGGATACCGTTATTATGAGAATTATGGATATGATGCTGGCGATACCTTCTATTTTGCTGGCTATTGCTTTTATGGCGGCTCTGGGCAAGGGGTTGGATAAGGCAATCATTGCCATTGGTTTGGTATCCATTCCTGAATATGCTCGTATTGTGCGAGGCAGTATTCTTTCTGTTAAAGAAAATGATTTTGTTCAGGCTGCCAAAGTCATTGGTAATCGATCAAGCCGCATTATTTATAAGCATATTTTGCCAAATGTCATTTCTGTCATCGTCGTCAGGGCTACACTTGGTATTTCCAGCGCAGTGCTGGATACAGCGGCCCTTGGTTTTTTGGGGTTGGGTGTACAGCCTCCCTTTGCTGAGTGGGGCGATATGCTGGGCAGGGCAAGAGGCTTTATTTTTACCGCGCCTTATACTTTGATCTTCCCGGGTGTCGCCATTACGATTACGGTGTTGGCCTTTAACTTACTCGGTGACGGGCTGCGGGATGCCATCGATCCCAAATCCAGAATAAAATAA
- a CDS encoding ABC transporter permease, which produces MLKYIIKRILMLIPVLIGVSIIVFLIMRVFSPDPAPIVLGQHATQQAVEAWRQANGLNDPIYLQYFHYLQGALTGDLGTSYYTKTSVTKEIMTRFPATIELAIVAIVLASIFGIVIGVISAVKKNSIFDNAGMLLALIGVSMPIFWLGILLIILFSGMLHWLPSNGRINPLLEPIHVTGFYLIDSLVTGNMSAFKDALQHIILPASALAMYSMAIITRMTRSSMLDTLQQDFIRTARAKGIGEGRVIVRHALRNGLIPIVTVIGLQLGSLLGGAVLTETVFSWPGIGAYTVACILKSDFPVVQGVVLLVATIFVLMNLLVDVIYAFLDPRIKFSKKEV; this is translated from the coding sequence ATGCTCAAATATATCATAAAACGAATCTTGATGTTAATTCCCGTGCTGATAGGGGTATCCATTATTGTCTTTCTCATCATGCGCGTCTTTTCACCGGATCCTGCTCCGATTGTTTTGGGACAGCACGCAACACAGCAGGCAGTTGAGGCTTGGCGGCAGGCCAACGGCTTGAATGATCCAATCTACCTGCAATATTTTCATTACCTGCAAGGTGCCTTGACCGGCGACTTGGGTACTTCCTACTATACCAAAACATCGGTAACCAAAGAGATTATGACACGTTTTCCTGCCACTATTGAGTTGGCTATTGTTGCCATTGTCTTAGCCTCTATATTCGGTATCGTAATCGGCGTAATTTCCGCTGTTAAGAAGAATTCGATTTTTGATAACGCAGGTATGCTGCTGGCCCTTATTGGAGTTTCCATGCCTATCTTTTGGCTCGGTATATTGCTGATCATTCTTTTTTCAGGCATGCTGCACTGGCTTCCTTCCAACGGAAGGATCAACCCTCTTTTGGAACCCATCCATGTTACGGGATTCTATTTAATTGACAGTTTAGTAACGGGGAATATGAGCGCTTTTAAAGACGCTTTACAGCATATTATTTTGCCTGCCAGTGCGCTGGCTATGTATTCTATGGCAATTATCACTCGGATGACTCGTTCCAGTATGCTGGATACCTTACAGCAGGATTTTATCCGTACTGCCAGAGCTAAAGGAATTGGTGAGGGTCGGGTTATCGTTAGGCATGCATTGCGTAACGGATTGATTCCTATCGTAACAGTCATCGGCCTGCAGTTGGGCAGCCTTCTGGGCGGAGCCGTACTCACGGAAACGGTATTCTCCTGGCCGGGTATCGGAGCCTACACTGTAGCCTGTATTCTGAAATCGGATTTTCCTGTGGTACAGGGTGTTGTTTTACTGGTAGCAACTATTTTCGTCTTAATGAACTTGCTAGTTGATGTGATTTATGCATTCCTTGATCCACGTATTAAATTTTCAAAGAAAGAGGTGTAG